From one Anopheles cruzii chromosome 3, idAnoCruzAS_RS32_06, whole genome shotgun sequence genomic stretch:
- the LOC128271144 gene encoding splicing factor 3B subunit 1-like: MDIPKTHEDLEAQILEIQSKKKEINAEAAKDKGVGLLESGYYDSELYDDANQNSKYEGYVTSIAPNDDIDDEEDDGLPIGRNTRHMGYTAPAALLNEVVQSEKDYDPFAERRRPTVAEKEDEYRQKRRRLVISPERVDPFADGGKTPDVGSRMYTEIRREQMLQGEEAELRKKIQEQAKDGSLKISSNGTANNKVEPKKRGRWDQSVEEQFVPPKKLAVPATPTWDAEKTPADHRWDETPGHKGSETPGATPNVRIWDATPAHAGGTATTPGRETPAEKSTRRNRWDETPKTERETPGHSWAETPRADRATADSMLEGTTPASKRRSRWDETPSNATPSAMTPSLAMTPTLHGATPSGNATPLLTPGGTTPVGVKAMAMATPTPGHLASMTPEQLQAYRWEKEIDERNRPFTDEELDVMFPPGYKVLPPPAGYIPIRTPARKLTATPTPMAGTPAGFFMQAEDKSSKFVDNQPKGNLPFMKPEDAQYFDKLLVEVDEESLSPEEQKERKIMKLLLKIKNGTPPMRKAALRQITDKARDRCLLAVTVMHFGGGGLGNQ, encoded by the exons ATGGATATTCCCAAGACTCACGAAG ATCTTGAGGCCCAAATACTTGAGATACAATCGAAGAAGAAAGAGATCAATGCGGAAGCGGCCAAAGATAAGGGAGTGGGACTGCTCGAGAGTGGCTATTACGATAGCGAGCTGTACGACGATGCCAACCAGAACAGCAAATACGAGGGCTACGTAACGTCGATCGCACCGAACGATgacatcgacgacgaggaggacgatggaCTCCCGATCGGGCGTAACACCCGGCACATGGGCtacacggcaccggccgccctGCTCAATGAGGTCGTACAG TCGGAGAAGGATTACGATCCGTTCGCGGAACGCCGGAGGCCCACGGTGGCCGAGAAGGAGGATGAGTACCGACAAAAACGTCGCCGACTGGTCATATCACCCGAAAGAGTGGATCCGTTTGCAGATG GTGGCAAAACACCGGACGTTGGCTCTCGAATGTACACGGAAATCCGTCGCGAACAGATGCTTCAGGGAGAAGAAGCAGAG ttgcgaaagaaaattcaGGAGCAAGCCAAAGACGGGTCACTTAAAATATCATCCAACGGAACGGCGAACAACAAAGTGGAGCCGAAAAAGCGCGGCCGCTGGGACCAGTCGGTAGAGGAGCAATTTGTGCCACCGAAAAAGTTGGCCGTACCGGCCACACCGACCTGGGATGCGGAG AAAACACCCGCAGACCACCGTTGGGATGAAACGCCGGGCCACAAGGGAAGCGAAACACCGGGCGCTACGCCGAACGTTCGAATCTGGGACGCCACACCGGCCCATGCCGGCGGAACGGCCACGACACCGGGACGTGAGACGCCGGCTGAAAAGTCCACTCGCCGCAATCGTTGGGACGAaacaccgaaaacggaacgcgaaacaCCGGGCCACTCGTGGGCCGAGACACCGCGCGCGGACAGGGCCACAGCCGATAGCATGCTCGAAGGTACGACGCCAGCTTCGAAGCGCCGCTCACGTTGGGACGAAACACCCTCGAATGCCACCCCGTCCGCTATGACCCCTTCGCTGGCAATGACACCGACACTGCACGGGGCGACCCCGAGTGGGAATGCCACGCCGCTCCTGACACCGGGCGGTACAACACCGGTGGGAGTGAAAGCGATGGCAATGGCCACTCCGACACCGGGCCATCTCGCTTCGATGACGCCCGAACAGCTGCAGGCGTACCGGTGGGAGAAGGAGATCGACGAACGCAATCGGCCGTTTACCGATGAAGAGTTGGACGTAATGTTTCCTCCGGGCTACAAGGTGTTGCCCCCTCCGGCCGGTTACATTCCCATCCGCACCCCGGCACGCAAACTAACGGCCACTCCAACTCCGATGGCTGGAACACCGGCCGGATTCTTCATGCAAGCTGAAGACAAATCGTCCAAGTTTGTCGACAACCAACCGAAGGGCAATCTGCCGTTCATGAAGCCGGAGGATGCGCAGTACTTTGACAAGCTGTTGGTCGAGGTGGACGAGGAGTCGCTCAGTCCGGAGGAGCAGAAGGAGCGCAAAATCATGAAACTGTTGCTGAAGATCAAAAACGGAACGCCACCGATGCGCAAAGCCGCCCTCCGGCAGATCACGGATAAGGCGCGCGA